A DNA window from Panthera tigris isolate Pti1 chromosome X, P.tigris_Pti1_mat1.1, whole genome shotgun sequence contains the following coding sequences:
- the ITM2A gene encoding integral membrane protein 2A — MMVKIAFSTVTAVQKEEARQDVEALVNRTVGAQILTRKELQFATQEKEGSSGRCMLTLLGLSFILAGLIVGGACIYKYFMPKNTIYHGEMCFFDSEDPENSLQGAEPYFLPVTEEADIREDDNIAIIDVPVPSFSDSDPAAIIHDFEKGMTAYLDLLLGNCYLMPLNTSIVLPPKNLVEFFGKLASGKYLSHTYVVREDMVAVEEIRDVSNLGIFIYQLCNNRKSFRLRRRDLLLGFNKRAIDKCWKIRHFPNEFVVETKICQE; from the exons ATGATGGTGAAAATAGCCTTCAGTACAGTCACAGCGGTGCAAAAAGAGGAGGCGCGGCAAGACGTGGAGGCTCTTGTAAACCGAACGGTGGGAGCTCAGATCTTGACCCGCAAG GAGCTCCAGTTTGCCACCCAGGAAAAAGAGGGCTCCTCTGGGAGATGCATGCTTACTCTCTTAGGCCTTTCATTCATCTTGGCAGGACTTATTGTTGGTGGAGCCTGCATTTACAAGTACTTCATGCCCaag AATACCATCTACCATGGAGAGATGTGCTTCTTTGACTCTGAAGACCCTGAAAATTCCCTTCAAGGAGCAGAGCCCTACTTCCTGCCTGTGACAGAGGAAGCTGACATCCGTGAAGATGACAACATTGCAATCATTGATGTGCCTGTCCCCAGTTTCTCTGATAGTGATCCTGCAGCAATTATTCACGACTTTGAAAAG GGCATGACTGCTTACCTGGACTTGCTCCTGGGGAACTGTTATCTGATGCCTCTCAATACTTCTATTGTTCTTCCTCCAAAGAATTTGGTGGAGTTCTTTGGCAAACTGGCA agtGGCAAATACCTGTCTCACACATATGTTGTTCGTGAAGACATGGTTGCTGTAGAGGAGATCCGTGATGTTAGCAACCTCGGCATCTTTATTTACCAACTTTGCAACAACCGCAAGTCCTTCCGCCTTCGTAGAAGAGACCTCTTGCTGG GTTTCAACAAACGTGCCATTGATAAATGCTGGAAGATTAGACACTTCCCCAACGAATTTGTTGTTGAGACCAAGATCTGTCAAGAGTGA